TACTGTGATAGATCCAGTTTGATTGTATTCTGGAATATGGTCTATGATAATTTTACCATATTGTGAACTTTCAATACTGCTTAATAAAGAAGTCATATCTTCAGATTCCATGAGTTCTTTAAGTTTCCAATCACGTAATTCATATCCGCTTTTTATAACATAAGGCTTAATTTGATCGTAACTTAAGTTATCAGATTTTGCTCTTAATATTATTTTAATGTTTGCAATGTCTACTTGAGTTCCTACATAACTGTGTAACATTCTAGTGTTTTCATCAGATTGATCTGCTGATTTTGCTAGTAATCTTTCATAATAGTAATTATCTAATGCTGATTCTAATGTTAATAATGTTTTATTTTCATTGAAATCAGGAAGTGCATCTTCTAAGATTTTTGCATATGGTGTTCCTTCAAGAGCAACAATCATATTTTGTACAGAATCTGCTTCAACAAGTTTTGAAAGATCGTCTTTTAAAACTCCGTAAGGTACGAGTAATTCGTTTGTTTCTTCTTCGTTTAGTTTTGCTTCTTTAGCAATTAAAACACTTTTAATGTTTTTAATATCCCATTGATCAAGCATTAAATCAAATGTTGGTTTAAGATCTTTAGGTGCAATTCTTGCAAGTAAATCATATGATTCAGCAAGGTTTACATCAAGTGCTTGTTCTGTTGGGTATTTGTCAACTAAACCTGCGAAGTCTTTGTGACCTCTTAAGTAGTTTTTAAATTCGTCTTCGTTTTCTGTTTCTGTTAATTCTGTAAGTTGTTTATCATTGAAGATTTTACCTATTTTTGCTCTTACCCTTGAGTTAGGATAAGTGTATGGGTAATATTCCATTAAAGGTCTGAATGTAATTACTACAATGAGTGCTCCAATTACAGCAAGTCCTACAACTAATAATGCCATGAATGACTCAATAGAAGAGAATCCAAGAGATGTTATGATTCCTGTAATGGTTTCTTCCATTTAAATCTCCTCCATTAGTTAAACAATGTTTTTGCAACTTGTGATCTTAGATATTTTCTATATCGAAGCATACGTGCTTCAATTGTATTTTTAACTTCAACATCACCATCAATTGTGCTTACTACAGCTCCACCAATAATGTCAATTGGTGCTCCAATGATGAATGATATTTCTTCACCAGTCTGTTCTTTAACAGATGCTGAGATTTCGTCAATCATATTTTTTACATTATCAATATCGTCTGCTCTGACGAAAATTTCAAGTTGATTACTTCCTATTTCTACAGAAGCATCTTCAATCATTCTTTTTAATGCTTCCACATAATTTGCGGAATTTTCAGATGCTAATTTTTCGATTTTTTCTGATGCAATTCTGAAAGCTTTTTCAATTAATTCTTCACGTGCTTCTAATTCTTTACGTCTTGAATTAACTTTTGCTTCTGAAATTATTTGTTGATATTTCATATCAGCTTGTTTGTTAGCTGATTCAATGATGGATTCTTTTTGTTGTTGTGCTTTAACTTGTCCATCTGCTATGATTTTATCACTTTCAGCTGTAGCTTTGGAGATAATTTCATCAGATTTTACTTTAGCATCGTTTTTAATATTTGCTATTATTTTATCTGCTCCAACGCTCATCTACGTTCCTCCGAAAAAAATATTAATTTTAAAGGCTAAAATCAGCCTTTTTATTTTTAACTCTATGCTCCGAGTATTCCACCGAATACTAATAATAAGATAGCGATAAGGAAACCGTAAATAGCCTGTGTTTCAGGAATAGCTGTGAATACTAAACCTTGTGCAAACATATCTGGTTCTTCTACAACTGCTCCTACGGATGCTGATGATGCGATACCTTGACCCATACCTGAACCAAGACCACCGAAACCAACTGCTACACCTGCACCAATTGCTACTAAACCTGATGCTACTCCAAGTGGAGATCCTCCCATAATTCCTGAGAATACTAATAATAAGATAGCGATAAGGAAACCGTAAATAGCCTGAGTTTCAGGAATAGCTGTGAATACTAAACCTTGTGCAAACATACCTGAATCTTCTGCTACTGCACCTACAGATGCTGAAGATGCTATACCTTGACCGATACCTGAACCTAATGCTGCAAATCCTACTGCTGCTCCTGCACCAATTGCAGCTAGGGCTGAACCTAATGCTAATTCTGCTGCCATGATATTTTCCTCCAATTTAATGAATTTAAATTTATTTTTTTAATATAATAATTTTGTTTTGTTTAAGTAAATAATTTTAATACTAAAGTATTTTTACTTATTTTTTTACTTTAGTATATACTCTTTCTGCTTCAAATGGTTCGAATGCTTCACTAGTTCCATTGTAGAAGTTTCCGAAGAATTCAACAAAGTGGAGACGTAATGCGTGAATGAATGAACCGAGTGATTGGAAAGCAATGTTGAATAAGTGTACTGCAAAGAATACAACTATTCCTATTATTATTCCTACGAATGGGATCATGTCACCAAGTAACTGGAATAATAAGTTTGCTGTCATACCTATACCACCAGTGGATAGACATAAAGCAAGAAGTCTTGAGTATGAAAGTACATCTCCGATAAATCCGAAAATGTCCATAACTCCCATTGCACCTGCACCGTAGATTAATAATACTAATGCTATAATGAATAATACAGCAAATGGTACTACTCCACCTACAAGTAAACCAACAATAGCAAGTTCAATTAATACCCAACATAATTGACTTCCACATAATTCTTTTATGTTGTGACGTTTTATGTTGTCTATCATACCGAATAAGAATGCTATGTTGAGGTGTATTAAACCTATGATGATTGCTAAAATCAAGATGTTTTCTGGATGTGCGAATGCATTTATATCTGGAATTACTGTTGGTAGTGGTGCGTTAGCATCACCTAAGATAAATCTAGGTACAAAGTCTCCTATGAAACCTCCAGTTAACAGACCCAGCAATATAGTCCATAGACCCATTTGGGTGAGTATTGTTCCAAATGATTTGAATGTTTTGTTTACTTTTCCAATTCCATTGTATAATACAAATCCTACAATTGCAATTATAATTCC
The genomic region above belongs to Methanosphaera sp. and contains:
- a CDS encoding V-type proton ATPase subunit E gives rise to the protein MSVGADKIIANIKNDAKVKSDEIISKATAESDKIIADGQVKAQQQKESIIESANKQADMKYQQIISEAKVNSRRKELEAREELIEKAFRIASEKIEKLASENSANYVEALKRMIEDASVEIGSNQLEIFVRADDIDNVKNMIDEISASVKEQTGEEISFIIGAPIDIIGGAVVSTIDGDVEVKNTIEARMLRYRKYLRSQVAKTLFN
- a CDS encoding V-type ATP synthase subunit C, translating into MEETITGIITSLGFSSIESFMALLVVGLAVIGALIVVITFRPLMEYYPYTYPNSRVRAKIGKIFNDKQLTELTETENEDEFKNYLRGHKDFAGLVDKYPTEQALDVNLAESYDLLARIAPKDLKPTFDLMLDQWDIKNIKSVLIAKEAKLNEEETNELLVPYGVLKDDLSKLVEADSVQNMIVALEGTPYAKILEDALPDFNENKTLLTLESALDNYYYERLLAKSADQSDENTRMLHSYVGTQVDIANIKIILRAKSDNLSYDQIKPYVIKSGYELRDWKLKELMESEDMTSLLSSIESSQYGKIIIDHIPEYNQTGSITVFDDALDGYERDMANNIFKKKPFGVGPIIGFLNKKETEIKNLKIIARSKRGNSIPSSEIKEMLL
- a CDS encoding V-type ATP synthase subunit K (produces ATP from ADP in the presence of a proton gradient across the membrane; the K subunit is a nonenzymatic component which binds the dimeric form by interacting with the G and E subunits), translated to MAAELALGSALAAIGAGAAVGFAALGSGIGQGIASSASVGAVAEDSGMFAQGLVFTAIPETQAIYGFLIAILLLVFSGIMGGSPLGVASGLVAIGAGVAVGFGGLGSGMGQGIASSASVGAVVEEPDMFAQGLVFTAIPETQAIYGFLIAILLLVFGGILGA